In Bradyrhizobium lablabi, one DNA window encodes the following:
- a CDS encoding transporter: MIAVATVLLVRPALAGPPYVSDDPEPTDYKHFEIYTSTNGTATRGDIGGASGIDFNYGAAPDLQLTATLPFAFDNPAAGNASFGPGNIELAAKYRFLHQDSFGLDVSVFPRVFLPSPTKNIGNNAPSLLLPVWVQKDWNGGWSAFGGGGCVISPRPAQDFCLTGGVVTYQLLPKLQLGVELFHQTADGSGTPATSSIGLGARYDISDTYHLLGYIRRGIENTNETDQYSWYTSVLFTF; encoded by the coding sequence ATGATCGCTGTTGCCACGGTTTTGTTGGTGCGCCCGGCGCTCGCCGGACCTCCTTACGTGTCCGACGATCCCGAACCGACCGATTACAAGCACTTCGAAATCTACACGTCCACCAACGGCACCGCCACGCGCGGCGACATCGGCGGCGCGTCGGGGATCGATTTCAACTACGGTGCCGCGCCCGATCTCCAATTGACGGCGACGTTACCTTTCGCCTTCGACAATCCCGCCGCGGGTAACGCCAGTTTCGGCCCGGGCAATATCGAACTCGCCGCAAAATACCGCTTTCTGCACCAGGACTCCTTCGGTCTCGACGTCAGCGTATTCCCGCGGGTGTTTCTGCCGAGCCCCACCAAAAACATCGGCAATAACGCCCCCTCGCTATTGCTGCCCGTATGGGTGCAGAAGGATTGGAACGGGGGATGGTCCGCCTTCGGCGGCGGCGGCTGTGTGATTAGTCCCCGCCCAGCGCAGGACTTTTGCCTGACTGGCGGCGTTGTCACCTACCAGTTGCTGCCCAAGCTGCAGCTCGGCGTCGAACTGTTCCACCAGACCGCCGACGGCAGTGGAACGCCGGCGACCTCGAGCATCGGGCTCGGCGCCCGCTACGACATCAGCGACACCTACCATTTGCTCGGCTACATCAGGCGGGGAATCGAGAACACCAACGAGACCGATCAATATTCCTGGTACACGTCGGTGCTTTTCACGTTCTGA
- a CDS encoding SDR family NAD(P)-dependent oxidoreductase: protein MRLKDRIAIVVGAGQSPGEGMGNGRATALTFAREGARVLCVDHRLESAQETVDMIAAKGGTAAAFRADVTKNAELKAMAEDTLSRWGRIDILHNNVGVSLAGGDAGLLDITEEALERCVAINLKSCIFAAKHVIPIMRKQQSGTIINISSMAAITTYPYVAYKATKAAMIAFTEQLAYQNAEYGIRANVILPGLMNTPMAVDTRAREFNKSRAEVEAERDAKVPLRRKMGTGWDVANAALFLASDEANFITGVTLPVDGGASVRRG, encoded by the coding sequence ATGCGTTTGAAAGATCGTATCGCCATCGTCGTCGGCGCCGGCCAGAGCCCCGGCGAAGGCATGGGTAACGGCCGCGCCACGGCGCTGACTTTTGCGCGCGAAGGCGCTCGCGTGCTTTGTGTCGATCATCGTCTCGAATCGGCGCAGGAGACGGTTGATATGATTGCCGCCAAGGGCGGCACGGCGGCGGCCTTCAGGGCCGACGTCACCAAAAATGCCGAGCTCAAGGCGATGGCCGAAGATACGCTTTCGCGCTGGGGCCGCATCGACATCCTGCACAACAATGTCGGTGTCAGTCTCGCCGGCGGCGACGCCGGGCTGCTCGACATCACCGAGGAGGCGCTGGAGCGCTGCGTCGCGATCAATCTCAAGAGCTGCATTTTTGCGGCCAAGCACGTGATCCCGATCATGCGGAAACAACAAAGCGGCACCATCATCAACATCTCCTCGATGGCGGCGATCACCACCTATCCTTACGTCGCCTACAAGGCGACCAAAGCGGCAATGATCGCCTTCACCGAGCAGCTCGCCTACCAGAACGCGGAATACGGCATCCGCGCCAATGTCATTCTGCCCGGGCTGATGAATACGCCGATGGCGGTCGATACCCGCGCCCGCGAATTCAACAAAAGCCGCGCCGAGGTCGAAGCCGAGCGCGACGCCAAAGTCCCGCTGCGCAGGAAGATGGGCACCGGCTGGGACGTCGCCAACGCCGCTTTGTTCCTGGCATCCGACGAGGCCAATTTTATCACTGGCGTGACGCTGCCGGTCGACGGCGGCGCCAGCGTGCGGCGGGGGTAG
- a CDS encoding carboxymuconolactone decarboxylase family protein: MARLPYLEADQVAPEYRDMLKRNTNLHKLLVNSPDMARAFNGIGGYIRFKSKLDPRLRELAILQVGWLEKSEYEFTHHVKIGKEFGVTDADIADMMAETEGKTSQLEPLAKATLKGAREMVRELAMSEATFAEIKKSLSDELMTDLVLTIAFYCAVVRVLATMKIDNEPYYKEVLQQYPIPGVT, encoded by the coding sequence ATGGCCCGCCTGCCCTATCTCGAGGCCGACCAGGTCGCGCCCGAATATCGCGACATGCTCAAGCGCAACACCAATCTGCACAAGCTTTTGGTCAACTCGCCCGACATGGCGCGGGCCTTCAACGGCATCGGCGGCTACATCCGCTTCAAGAGCAAGCTCGACCCGCGGCTGCGCGAGCTCGCTATCCTGCAGGTCGGCTGGCTGGAAAAATCGGAATATGAATTCACCCATCATGTGAAGATCGGCAAGGAATTCGGCGTTACCGACGCGGATATTGCGGACATGATGGCCGAGACCGAAGGCAAGACCTCCCAACTCGAGCCGCTGGCCAAGGCGACCCTGAAAGGCGCGCGCGAGATGGTGCGCGAGCTGGCGATGTCGGAAGCTACCTTCGCCGAGATCAAAAAATCGCTCTCGGACGAACTCATGACCGATCTCGTGCTCACCATCGCCTTCTATTGCGCGGTCGTGCGCGTACTCGCCACCATGAAAATCGATAACGAACCCTATTATAAAGAGGTACTGCAACAGTACCCGATCCCGGGAGTGACCTGA